CCCTACCTGTCAAGGCACACAGGGGCAaaaagggagcagaggaagaggcgGGCATCAGGGTGGCACTCCCTGGCCAGCAGGGGCAACCAGCTGACTGACTGCTGGACAGCCTCAGTTGCCGTGTCATGATCCAGCAAGTTGGGCAGCTGCATCTCTGTGTAGCCAATGTCATGGCACAGCGCCATGGCTTGGGGAATAGGCATGCACCGTGTGGGGACCCAGGGAGCCCCTACCCCACTGTCACCCCACATCACCACCAGTGCCACAAACAGCCACAGCCTTTGATCCATCACCTGCTCTGTCTGCCTTGGTCTCAATGAGTTGAGGTTGAGGGCTTTATAGGGCTGCATGCACACCCCAGGAGGCTGTGTTTGTGCAGCCTCCTAGGTGCTGGGACCCATCTGCTTAGGCCCCAGTGTACTGGCCTGAGCCATTTGCATTTGATTAGCACACTGCAGGGGACTGTAGAGGTTGGTGGCATCTCCTTTGGGTCTATGGATTACCAGCACTTAATAAACTGAAGAAACCTGGgcctgtgttttttctttttctggtttacttttcttgtttgtttattgtttaaacTATCAGGAGGTGACTGTTGACTAGCAGTTTGGTGTCATCCATTGTCCAGTGCTACCCCTGCCTCCCCAGTGGATGGCTCATACCCTTTCTGGGTTTACTGGGTTGAGGGGTCAAGCAAGCCAGAGTGGGGGGCCTTTGTCCTGCCTTTAGTGTCATCACATCTGGGTAACCTACCCATGGAAGCTGAATGTGGTTgtgagcatggactctggagtgCAACAGCCTGGGTGGCCCTAAGCAAGTTGCTGATGTCTCTGTACTTGCCGTGCGTCATGAATAGGAAGGCAAACTGATGGGGCCCTTTTTTCTAGGATGAGTATAGGGATTAAGGAGTTGGCGATGTGATTAGGACAGGGTACAGAGTCTATACCACCTAAATGTGATCTGCTGTGATAACCACTAAAAATCATTTTAGTCCTGGCTCTGAGCAgccattttccttcctcttggcaATGACCGGAACTTCATGCTGGGAGTGTAACCCAAAGAAGTGGTAGACCACGCTGTAGTCCTGAGGGGTCACTGTGATGGTGTGGCCCTGCCTCCACCTCTTGGTGGCCTCTTGGTCCCCATCTAAGGAAGTCTTCTTTCCCAGGAATGAGGGAATGTAGCTCCTAAAAGTGCGTGGGGACATTGGGGTGTGGGACCCCCAAGTGTGAGGCTCACTTTCCAGCTCATCCAAGCTGCTTGTGAGGCTGGTGTGGTGGCATCCAGCCAGGCCTGACTGGCTTTTACTCGGGCTTAGAGGCATGACATTCAGTGTACACTTGTTCCCAAAGCAAAGGACACCCAGACGTCTTCCCAGAGCATCTGTCAAAGACCTGAGtgacccccaccaccaccactgatgTGCCAGCACTGGGCATCTCAGCCCTGGGCAGAAGACTTGTGCAGAATAGAGGGCAAGGACTGGCCTACAGCACTGAATGTTttacactttgtttttatttgaacaaTTCTGAAAAGCAAAATTGAAAGCAAACCCAGCCACCATCATccacttttaaatatataccaaATAAGAAGTGGAGGTCAACCCTCTGGCCTTCAGTCCCACTGCAAGGTGGGTTAACCCCTATCCAGCTTAGCTCTGGCGAGCTTTCCAAGACTCCTCTGGGACGTGTGTTCTCTCAGCATCAAAGAAAGAAGCCCCACGTTCCAAATGCTGGCCAACCTTTGCAGGACAACTCAATCTTGGGGTCGGAGTCCAGAGTAGAGGTAAAGGGGTGTGTGAGGTCCTGATGTGGTGACCACCAGGGGACAGAGAGTACCCTAGAAACTCTGCAGAGAAGGTACTGGTTGCATCACTGCCTGGGCTCAGCCCTCGGcttcacccacctcctctcctggCAGAAATCCCTGGCTTCCTGAGTGATGAAGAGTGTCGGCTCATCATCCACCTGGCCCAGATGAAGGGGCTACAGCGCAGCCAGATTCTGCCCACTGAAGAATACGAGGAGGCAATGGGCACAATGCAGGTCAGCCAGCTGGACCTCTTCCGGCTGTTGGACCAGAACCATGACGGTCGCCTGCAGCTCCGCGAGGTTGGGATCCTGGGGTCTGGAATAGACACAGGGTGGGAGCGCCCTGAATTGTCTTTCTGGTGGCCTGCTCAGCCCTGGCCCTGAGAGTCAGGTGCCACCTCAGATCAGCTTGGGCATGCTCAGTTCCAGAGGCCCCCTCCTTCACTGGAGAGCCCCTGGCTGCCCTGGGAACCCCAGAAGATGGCAGGAGAATCCCCCTGGGGGTGATGACCTTTATTGCCACAGTTCCTGGGTGGTGCACCATCTGTGATCTGGATTCCTTGCTGCCACGGCTGGGGTCCCCACAAAACCCATGGTGGAGGGGTGGCAGCTCTGAGGTAGCCAGAAGTCTGCATCTCTCTTTTACATGCCCCTCACTCACACCAGGCTTCTGACAGAGGTCTTGGCAGGGTATGTGGTCCCTTGCCTATACAGAGAATGCCTCACTGAGCCTGGGCTTCTTTGACGAGCTTAGTGGTCATGCTGTGGCCAGCCCTCCCCTTGGTGTCTGTTCTCTGTTTGCACTCAGGCCTTGGCCTCCCCACCTCACCTCGGGTATCTGAGTGGGATACAGTGCTGTCCTTCACTCTGCCCCCAACCAGCTGACGGTGCTCCCCATGGAGGCCACAGTCCCAACAGGGGCAGGAATGCCTATGGCCTGCAGGCCTCTTAACTATCTTCCTGGCCTCCTCCCCAGATGCCTGTGGGCCTTTCTGCCTACCATCCCTTCAGCTCAGGGAcctcaggctctgttctgtgtCCTCACCCATACCCCATCACCTGAACCCTTAACCTTTACAGCAAGAACTGGGTGACTGTCTATGCTCTAGGGGCTCTCCATCATTGGGGCCACTCCACTGAGGGACCATCTTGTGCTTTAGGTCCTGGCCCAGACTCGCCTGGGAAATGGACGGTGGATGACTCCAGAGAACATTCAGGAGATGTACTCTGCGATCAAGGCTGACCCTGATGGTGATGGTGAGCCCATACCTCGCCACAGTTCTGTCTCTGTGAgcctcctgcccccacagccAGGTGGCCTCTATACCCACCTTCTAGAGTAGCCAGAGATGATGGGGTGAGGATCCAGCCTTGCCCTCACTCCTGGGCTGGGTCATCCCACTCCTCTTGATGACAGTCTAGAGGGACATTCTTGGAGGCCATTTTGACCTCAACAGGCAGAGACTGGGGTACAGGAGGGAGCTTGCTTGGCTGGCAGAGGGCAGAGTGGGCACAGCAGGAACAGGGCAGTGAGACCAGCTTGAGCTTGGCTGTTCACCCTGCTCCATCTTCCTCTTTTCAGCCAAGCGTGAGGTCTTCCCCAGAAGCCACCCTCTCTGGTCTGATATCTTGCTTGCTTTCCTCTTGCCTGCCTAGAGTCATGCTAACTTCTGGGGGTGGTTTGGGTAGGGGAGCTGTCATACAagtgccccaccccctctttgGTAATAATCCTCAGGATATTTCTGAGGTGTAGTCATCATTCACATGCCCAAGTTCTGGACAGAATGGGGAAGATACAACAGTGAAACAGGACTTGGAAGAATGGCCCTGTGGCTGGTGAACCCAGAGTGAAGGATCTGGCCAAGACCTGTGGCTGGAGGGGCACCATGATGCTACCATCCCTATGTACAGAGCCGGTAACAGGCCCACAGGCCTTAAGTGTTCCTCACCCTCAGAGATACCTGGGTCAAACAGTAGAAGGTTTCTTTCTTGGGTTAGCCAGGATTACATGGAGCAGACATCAGCTACTCTTCCAGAACCCCCAAAGGGTGGATTTCCTGTTTTGTGGGTTGGACAGGAACAGGGAAAGAGTGTTCTTACTTGGGAGAGCGGCCTGGCTTTCTTTGTTGAGGTAGACTGGTAACCCAGCAGACAGGACTGGCCAGATAGATATCTTCCACTCAGGATGGGACCTGAGGTCATAAGGGAACTCCTGGGGACCAGCCCCAGCTTAAACCCTACAGCGTGGAAGGCCCTGGACAGAACCCAGCCCTGACTGCTTTCTTCACCCTCTACAGGACCAGAGGGTAGCCACCATGTGCTTTAGAGCCACGCTGGAGGCCAGCCAAGGGCAGTGCTTGGCCTAAGGTCCTGGCCATATGGTTCACGCTTCCTTTGACCACCCTGCTGTGGCCAATCTAGTAGGGGTTAGGTCCTTTGGGGGACCAAATCAGGGTTTAAACTGAGGAAATGAATTTCCCTAGGTCTTCCTATAGGGCCTGATGTGACAGAAGGTTCATCTTACCCAAGAGTCCAGGTTGGGGGACAGGTACACATGGTCCCCCAGTGCCTGAGGCCAGGGGTAGGTAGGATGGTAAAGCCTGCCACTGTGGCTTCCTCACATGGGCTTGGGGGGCATGATGGTGGGGGCCCTGTGCAGGAGTGCTGAGCCTGCAGGAGTTCGCTGACATGGACCTTCGAGACTTCCACAAGTACATGAGGAGCCACAAGGCAGCATCCAGTGAGCTGGTGCGGAACAGCCACCACACGTGGCTCTACCAGGGTGAAGGTGCCCACCACGTCATGCGCTCCATCCGCCAGAGGTGAGCCCTGGAGCAGGAGAAAGCCATGTGGGGCCCTCACAGAAGTCCTTGGCTGGGGCCTAGAGGACAGACTTGATTAGCCAACTCAGGATTAAGTTCTATTCATTAGACCAGGATTGGGACCCATTAAAAAGGCAATTAACAAAGGCAAATTAGCCCTAATTGTGGGCAAACAATAGACATTTGGGATTAGAGATAGATAgattggaatatttgttttttgctaaTTAGAAAAATGACTTCTTATCTCCGTCTACAGGACCCCCTGCTCCTGAGCAGCCAGGGGTTTTAGATAAGGAACCTCCTTCCTGGAGGGAGtgacccccccacacccccccccccccgcaacttGGTGGAAATCTCATCTTTCTCACCCAGCGAGGTCTCTGGCATCCAGGGAGAAGGGTTCATGGGTAACCCCTTCTTGCTCTTACAGGGCCAGTCTAGGGTGGCCTAAGGGGCTtccaggggaggtgggcaggggcagagcttGTGGCATTCTGGGGGTCCAGCTCCTTCAGGGTGCTGCCTTGCATGAGATTACCCAGCCGAATTCCTACTGCCTACCAGGGTGCTACGCCTCACCCGCCTGTCACCTGAGATCGTGGAGCTCAGCGAGCCGCTGCAGGTTGTACGGTATGGCGAGGGAGGCCACTACCATGCCCATGTGGACAGCGGACCTGTGTACCCAGAGACCATCTGCTCCCATACTAAGTTGGTAGCCAATGAGTCTGTACCATTCGAGACCTCCTGCCGGCAAGTACCTCCCACCTGGGGTGGCCTTCAACTCCCAGACTAGACACTCCCATGACATAAACACAGTTCTGCCCTATGGGCATGCCCCCAGGGCCAGGAGAACATGGGAGCATCCTGGTTGAGGATACCCCATCTCTTGCCCTAGTTTGTTTACCAAGTGGCAGGAAAGGGGTGGCCATCTTGTCTCAGTGGCCAGACTAAGGTATGCACAGACACTGAAAAATTTCCCCAGAACTCTGAGGTAAGGGGAAAGGCTggatttctggcttttttttttttaacccccatCCCCGGGGTCTTGATTCTGCCTCCATTGCTGGAGGCCTCAGCTTCTCCCTTTGAAGCTTTGTCCCCCTCCTCTGCTAAGGCAGGGAGGCCGGTCTCTTCTCTTCATGTGGCTGCTCTGGGTCAGCCCCTTGTACTCCCCACCAGCCCTTCTGCATGGTCACGCTGCTTCTGCTAGCCTACCTTTCCCAGCCAGCCACGTAATTTAGCTAAGTGCACCTGTGATGTTGGCCACACAAAACATTGTGACACACAGAAAGAGATGGTTTGTGGGAGGAGTAACAGGCTAGGGTCTTGGCACTGACCTGCAGTGTTGTCACTGATCCCAGCCTGCCCCTCTGGCCCTTGGGAACCTGGGCAGCTTATCCTGCCCACAGGTAAGCTCCTGGGAGTGCCCACAGCTGGGGACCTGCTCAACGGGCCCCCTGCCTTACAGCTACATGACAGTGCTGTTTTATTTGAACAACGTCACCGGTGGGGGCGAGACTGTCTTCCCTGTAGCAGACAACAGAACCTACGATGAAATGGTAAGGGCCAACCAGGCTGTTAACTCTGGTGGGATGGCAGGTTCTTGGGCAATCATAGTATATAACCTTCCAGACCTGGGATGAGGGGCCCAAGTGAACCCCTGGGCACATCTGACTGGTTTCCCTCTGGCCACTTTTGGCTGCCTGGCCTTGGCTTTTGGCAGTGGGGGCAAGTTTGAAAACCTTACCATCCTGCTGTCCACAGAGTCTGATTCAAGATGACGTTGATCTCCGTGACACTCGGAGGCACTGTGACAAGGGGAACCTGCGGGTCAAGCCCCGGCAGGGCACAGCAGTCTTCTGGTACAACTACCTGCCTGATGGGCAAGGTGAGGGCCTGTGGCCAGGCCAAGCATGCCTTGAAGGAAACTTCCCTTTATCCAGCCCAGACTGCCACCTTGGTGGGATGTTTCTAGCACCCCTACAAATGGTTTTCTGCCTCTAGTGCCTCCCAAAGATCATCCTTAGTGACTTCAGTGGCCTGCACCTGTGCAGCCTCCTAGGTTATCTTGAACCCTGTGATTGATTCCCTGATGCTCCAGCCTTCCAGCTCACCGGGGCTGGGGACACAGGTCTGTCACCAACCCAGGCTGTGGACAGGCCTGGCAGTAAGAAAGCTGGTTTCAGAAGACCAGTGGTATTGTCAAGAAAGAGTATTGTCAAGGTATTGGTTGGAAAGAGATGCTGAGTCCCCAAGGACACCTTGGGGCCAGATTTAACCACCTAAGATGTGTACAGCTGGGCCCACCCTTGTCATGCCCTTGGCCTGCATAAGGTCAAGCTCAGGTTAGCTCAGCCTAGAGTCCCTTCGGTCGCCTCCCTTGCTCATACCATCCACCTCTCCTAGGTTGGGTGGGCGACGTGGACGACTACTCGCTGCATGGGGGCTGCCTGGTCACACGTGGCACTAAGTGGATCGCCAACAACTGGATCAATGTGGACCCCAGCAGGGCGCGGCAGGCGCTATTCCAGCAGGAGATGGCGCGCCTGGCCCGCGAAGGTGGCACTGATGCGCAGCCAGAGTGGGCCCTGGATCGGGCCTACCGCGACGCGCGTGTGGAGCTCTGAGGGGAGTGttggccccagcccccagccacagGCTGCCCGCCGCCCCAGacgggggggttgggggtgagaCCCGCCTTTCCCCTGTCCAGATGCAGGCCAAAGGCCTGGCTGATGTCTTGCCCCATTCCTGCCTCCAGCCGCGACTAGGGCACAGTTCCTACATTCGTGTTATTTATTGTGTACAGACCCATGCTGCCCCCTAAAATAAAACCACACGGCTTTGAGCCGCTGGGCCCCCGAAGCAGCGGGtcgggccgggggagggggaggtagaTTGGGCCAGTACGAGCCCGCCGCTGCGCTTGGAGAGCGTCACGCCAGGGGGAGGGGCGAGGGCGGCCTCGCCAATGACGGGCTGGATTGCGTGAGGCGAAGGGTCGTGATTGGACATCGGCAGCGGGCGACCCTGGGCTCAGCTACCTGTTGCTAAGGCCGCTGTAGATCGGCTCTGCTGCGTGCGAGGAAGGCTCGTCTCGCGAGAGCTCAGCTCCCTTCTTGGCCAGGGCAGCCGCAGCAGCAGGAGGACCGACATGGACGCTCACGAGGACTACGTTTGGCCGCGGGCAACCTCCGAGCTCATACTCCTCCCGGTCACGGGTCTGGAGTGCGTGGGGGATCGGCTGTTGGCGGGTGAGGTTTGGGTTGAAGCGCATGCTAGTGGAGAAGAAACTGTGCGCTCGCGTGGGGCGGGACCGTGAGAACAAAGGGATACCCCCAAGGAGGAGGACGGGCGGCGGGATGAAGCCCGACCGAGGGGGGCGGGAGCCCAGGAGATGGCGGGCAGGAGACCCAGCCGGAGGAGCCctggagacaaaaaaaacccGATGTGGCTACTGAGTCCCTTCATAGTCTGCAGCCGACGTGGAAAGAGCGGTGGGGCTGCGGGAAAGTGCGAGGAAACGCAGTGATATGGAGGGCGAGTGGTGTGTGGCCCCTTCCTGGAGTGGagcggggggcgggagggggtgggtTGGGATGAGCCGACCCCAAGGTGGGCGGTCCTGAGGGCGGGGCCCGGTGGCGGGGGTGTGGCCTCAGGGCTGTGTGAGGCTTCTCCGTGGAAGATGGGGAGGACCAGATTGAGTGGCGGGAAACTAGAGATGAGACCTTTTTGAGTGAGCCAATGCTTGGGGAGGCAGACGCTAAGGCCCCTTCCGAGATGGTTGCGTCCAGGAATTCCGATGTTGATGCTTCTTGGGGGAAGGTCAGGTCAAGAAGCATAGGCCATCAAAGCCCTGAGACCTGAGGCAGCAGACCCTTGGGGAGCATTGAGGACTGACTGGAAGACACTAGTGATTGATGGTGGTGCTGCTGAGTTTTTTAAGGGTCCTGAGGCAGGGCTCTGTCAAGTCTTGAGTGAGCTGCTTACTATCCTAAGGgggtgggtatgtgtgtgtggggagggatgGCCCAGTTGTGATCTGGTGAAGGGTGGGGACTCTGGGAGTTCAAGGTGCCTACGATGGGTTAGAGTCCTAAGGCTTCTGCAGGAAGAGATAGGTAGGCAGAAACCCAAAGAACCACAACAACGAGCTAGGAGAAGGGAAGCGGTGAGTTTCTGGCAGAGGGTAAACATGCCAAAGGCTTTGAGGCTGAGAATTTGTTACTTCGGGAAAAAGAGGGAATTTCTGTGAggctgagcaggggtggggtgggacaagTGCTGGAGAAAGGAGCAGAGGCCAGACCGTTTTAAGCCTAGATCTGACTTCATAGTGGTGGTGGAGAGCGGCCCCATGAAGGGTTTTAGGCAAGAAAATGACCTGGGAAATGCAGGTTAGAAAGCTCTTCAAGTGAATTCCTCTACTCCAGTGACTTCCAGAGTGACTTTTGTATTGCTGCAATTCTCAAATTCTGTCCATGTGCACCTATAATCTGAATTTCCAGCCCTCTTTGCTTATGAGTTCCAGGTCCAAGTGCACAGGTGCCTTCAATTTGAAATATTCCTACTGGGTGCTCCAGCTCAGCAGAGGGAACAACAGCCAGTCAGGTGCCTGAGTCTGAGCATCTCTCTCAGCTCCCAAGCCAATCTGGTTGATTTTGACTTCATACATGTGGCCACTGTCTGTATATTGCCGTCATTTGAAGCCATGCAACTTTGTCTCCTAGACCCCCTCAGGAGCATTCTCCCAGCCTATCCTTGAGCTCTTTGTTTCTTATTCCAACCACACGACTGTGCTCACCTCAGGGTCATCAGACTTGCTATTCTATCTGCCAAGAAAGGTTCACCCATCTCCCCCATGCTTGCTCTTCCTTTGGTTACCACTGCTTATTGATTCCTCTCCGTCTATATGTTATGTTCGCAAGGTGGCCTCTCCTGACACccagtctgtttattttttaattattatttttttaattttatttttgagagagagcgcaggggaggagcagagagagagagagggagacacaggatctgaagcaggctccatactctgagctgtcagcacagagcctgatgcagggctcaaactcaccaactgtgtgatcatgacctgagccaaagttagatgctcaaccgactgagccacccaggcgcccctcacccagTCTGTTTAGACGAGACCAGGGTTTCTCAATATCAGCACTTTTGACATTTTGGCCCAGATCCTTTTTTTGTGTGGGGGGCTGTCTGTGCTTTGCAGGACGTTTAggagcatccctggcttctactcCTAGTTGCCAGTTAGCATAgctcccagttgtgacaaccagaatgtctccagatattgccagatGTCTTCTGGAGGGAAAATCCTGTGGAAtagattttcctcttttatattcttaaagCAACCTGTATAGTTCTTTCTTGGAACTTACCAGAGTTACAACAATGTAGTTTACTTGGGTGATACTGTTTATTGTCTGCCTGATGGGCAGGAGTCTGGGTCTGTGCTTGTCTTACTCACTACTCCAGCATGTAGTTAGTTCCTTGTCTGGTTTATAATTGATGCTCAGTTCATGTCTATTGAATGTCGAAAAATGGAGATTGCAAGCTAAGAATATCATGAACTGTTAATGTCATCTCAGGTTAAGGTGATATCCTGGGGCAAAGTCACTGTGGTGGGGAGGATTTGCAAAATCTTTAGAAAATGAGCACTCGGAACATGAGAAGATGTGGGAAGTTTAGAGGAGTAAGTGGTGAGCTTCCTGctttggggctggggctgagtaGAGGGTGGCAATGGTTGAGAGAACTTGAAGGTGAACTAGTAGAGTGGGAAGTGCCTGCAGGGCAGGCAGGAGGTGGCTTAGGGTCATGGGAACCTTGGCTGTCAAAGTAGGGGCTGCCTCTCCTGGTTCTTCTCATCAGTGTTGAACATGCTCACATCTGAGCTTCAAGGAAGAAGTTTCTGGAAATCCAGAGGCGTTCTGCTGTGGCCCCAAGGTGGGAGGATCACCTTTAGGGACAGCCTCTGCCCTGGGGGAGGgatgggttggggggggcggaAGAGGGTGTGTAGAAGCAGATGAGGCTGAGGATTTGGGAGAAAGGCTGACAGGCTTCCAATGGAAGGATGAGAAGTTAGGTGGGGCGAGGAAGAGCCTGTGTTTGAGGAAGTCAGGTTGAACTGAGTATCTGAATGTCAGCATTGAAAGTCCAGCTGAAGCTGAGGCCGGGGATTGTCCAGGGTTCAAGCCTGCAGGGTCGTGTGTTCTAATGCATTCGCAGGCTACATGCCCGAGTTTTCCCTGCCCTCGTCTCTTCATGACTTATCAGAGGTGAGGTTCTGATGtggctctctgcctctgtctaGGTGAGGGGCCAGATGTCCTGGTGTACAGCCTCGATTTTGGTGGCCATCTGCGGATGATGAAGCgcgtgcagaacctgcttggccACTATCTTATCCATGGGTTCCGGGTGCGACCAGAACCAAACGGAGACCTTGACTCGGAGGCTATGGTGGCTGTGTTTGGGAGCAAGGGACTCCAAGTTGTGAAAGTTAGCTGGGGACAGGGCCGCTTCCGGGAGCTCTGGCGCTCTGGCCTATGGAACATGTCTGACTGGATCTGGGATGCACGTTGGCTTGAGGGGAACATAGCCTTGGCCCTGGGCCATAACTCAGTAGTGCTATACGACCCTGTGGTAGGGTGCATGCTGCAGGAGGTGCCCTGCACAGACAGGTGCACCCTCTCCTCAGCCTGTCTGATCGGAGACACCTGGAAGGAGCTGACCATAGTGGCAGGTGCTGTTTCTAATCAGCTCCTTGTCTGGTACCCAGCAGCTGCCTTAATAGATAATAAGCCTGTGGCCCCTGACCGACGGGTCAGTGGGCATGTGGGTGTCATCTTCAGCATGTCGTACCTGGAAAGTAAAGGCTTGTTGGCCACAGCTTCAGAAGACCGAAGTGTCCGCATCTGGAAGGTGGGTGACCTGCGGGTGCCTGGGGGTCGGGTACAGAATATTGGGCACTGCTTTGGGCACAGTGCCCGTGTGTGGCAGGTCAAGCTACTAGAGAATTACCTTATCAGTGCTGGAGAGGACTGTGTCTGCTTGGTATGGAGCCACGAAGGTGAGATCCTTCAGGCCTTTCGGGGCCACCAGGGTCGTGGCATCAGGGCTTTAGCTGCCCATGAGAGGCAGGCCTGGGTGGTTACTGGGGGTGATGACTCAGGCATCCGGCTGTGGCACTTGGTAGGGCGTGGGTACCCAGGTTCGGGGGTCTCAGCTCTCTGCTTCAAGTCCCGTAGCAGGCCAGGTACCCTCAAGGCTGTGACGCTGGCTGGCTCATGGCGACTACTGGCAGTGACTGACACAGGGGTCCTGTACCTCTATGACTTTGAGGTCAAGTGCTGGGAGCAGCTGCTGGAGGATAAACGCTTCCAGTCCTACTGCCTCCTGGAGGCAGCCCCT
The Panthera uncia isolate 11264 chromosome A2, Puncia_PCG_1.0, whole genome shotgun sequence genome window above contains:
- the P4HTM gene encoding transmembrane prolyl 4-hydroxylase, which translates into the protein MAAAAAPRPEAASPKWAPPERERAGAAAGLDDCEDAPVRPLCKPRGICSRAYFLVLMVFVHLYLGNVLALLLFVHYSNGDESSDPGPQRRSQGPGPAPTLGPLTRLEGIKVGHERKVQLVADRDHFIRTLSLKPLLFEIPGFLSDEECRLIIHLAQMKGLQRSQILPTEEYEEAMGTMQVSQLDLFRLLDQNHDGRLQLREVLAQTRLGNGRWMTPENIQEMYSAIKADPDGDGVLSLQEFADMDLRDFHKYMRSHKAASSELVRNSHHTWLYQGEGAHHVMRSIRQRVLRLTRLSPEIVELSEPLQVVRYGEGGHYHAHVDSGPVYPETICSHTKLVANESVPFETSCRYMTVLFYLNNVTGGGETVFPVADNRTYDEMSLIQDDVDLRDTRRHCDKGNLRVKPRQGTAVFWYNYLPDGQGWVGDVDDYSLHGGCLVTRGTKWIANNWINVDPSRARQALFQQEMARLAREGGTDAQPEWALDRAYRDARVEL